A region of Mesorhizobium sp. M3A.F.Ca.ET.080.04.2.1 DNA encodes the following proteins:
- a CDS encoding PIG-L deacetylase family protein — MKGLGLARRGEDLSILCLGAHSDDIEIGAGGTILSLIASGTKLNVHWCVLSAGGQRSAEARASAEAFLQGANSSNVEVADFEDSFFPAHSRSIKHWLIDVRSRTAPDVVFTHARYDAHQDHREVNQLTWNVFRDHLVLEYEIPKWDGDLGQPNAYVPLAPDVLERKIDLLHEHFGTQRSKDWFDRDTFVGLARLRGMECRAPQHFAEAFTLRKAKIL, encoded by the coding sequence ATGAAGGGACTTGGCCTCGCACGTCGAGGGGAGGACCTCTCCATCCTCTGTCTGGGGGCCCATTCCGACGATATCGAGATCGGCGCGGGAGGAACGATCCTGAGCCTGATCGCTTCGGGAACCAAACTGAACGTCCACTGGTGCGTGTTGAGCGCCGGCGGTCAGCGATCGGCCGAAGCCAGGGCGTCGGCGGAAGCCTTCCTCCAAGGCGCGAACTCATCCAACGTCGAGGTGGCGGATTTTGAAGACAGTTTCTTTCCCGCCCACAGTCGATCGATAAAGCATTGGCTGATCGATGTAAGGTCGCGCACTGCTCCCGACGTGGTGTTCACTCACGCCAGGTACGATGCCCATCAGGATCATAGGGAGGTCAATCAACTGACCTGGAACGTCTTCCGCGATCATCTGGTACTCGAATACGAGATCCCGAAATGGGACGGCGATCTCGGCCAGCCGAATGCCTATGTGCCGCTTGCGCCCGATGTGCTGGAACGCAAGATCGACCTGCTGCATGAGCACTTCGGGACGCAGCGCTCCAAGGACTGGTTCGACCGCGACACCTTCGTCGGGCTTGCAAGATTGCGCGGAATGGAATGCCGGGCGCCCCAGCATTTCGCCGAGGCGTTCACGCTTCGCAAAGCCAAGATTCTTTAG
- a CDS encoding sugar phosphate nucleotidyltransferase, translating into MKVVLFCGGRGTRIRDYSDAIPKPMIPLGHQPILRHVMQWYSDYGHDEFVLCLGYKANVIKDFFLNTRPQTFSDCIVTHGGQDVKLLGDTVKDWSITLLDTGIWRNIGERLWAAKDHVRNEKMFLANYSDGLTNVDLDDVIAKFEASGKIGCFLAVRAPLTYHLADIAEDGRVREFRTTETSEIWINGGYFVFRPEIFDYMRDGEELVIEPFRRLIDDNMLMAYKHEGFWRSMDTLRDWQSLEDMVEKGDMPWNRKITAEKVRRSMVMAAS; encoded by the coding sequence ATGAAAGTCGTCCTTTTCTGCGGCGGCCGCGGCACGCGCATACGTGACTATTCAGACGCCATACCGAAGCCGATGATTCCGCTCGGCCATCAGCCGATCCTGCGTCACGTCATGCAGTGGTACAGCGACTACGGGCATGACGAATTCGTCTTGTGCCTGGGCTACAAGGCCAATGTCATCAAGGACTTCTTCCTCAACACCCGGCCGCAGACCTTCTCCGATTGCATTGTCACGCATGGCGGCCAGGACGTGAAGCTGCTCGGCGACACGGTCAAGGATTGGAGCATCACGCTGCTCGATACGGGCATCTGGCGCAACATAGGCGAGCGTCTGTGGGCGGCGAAGGACCATGTCAGGAACGAGAAGATGTTTCTGGCCAACTACTCCGACGGCCTCACCAATGTCGACCTCGACGACGTGATCGCGAAGTTCGAGGCCAGCGGCAAGATCGGTTGCTTCCTCGCTGTGCGCGCGCCGCTCACATATCACCTGGCCGACATTGCCGAAGACGGCCGCGTGCGTGAGTTTCGCACGACCGAGACCTCGGAGATCTGGATCAACGGCGGTTATTTCGTGTTCCGGCCCGAAATCTTCGACTACATGCGGGACGGCGAGGAACTCGTTATCGAACCTTTTAGGCGACTGATCGACGACAATATGCTGATGGCATACAAGCATGAGGGGTTCTGGCGTTCCATGGATACGTTGCGCGACTGGCAATCGCTGGAAGACATGGTCGAAAAGGGCGACATGCCCTGGAATAGGAAGATCACCGCCGAGAAAGTTAGACGCAGCATGGTGATGGCTGCATCATGA